GCGCGGCAGGAGTCCCGCCACGGCTTCCAGGTTGCGGATGTCCTCGGGGCCGCGCCCGTCGGGGCGCATGTCCTTGTCGATGATCAGCCGTCGGACGGTCTTCTTGACGACGTAGTCCGCAGCCTCGTGAAGTTGCTTCAGCATCTCGGGCTGCTCGGCGTAAACTTCGGCGTAGCGCTTGGCGATCTCAGAAACCACCTCGTCGAGCGCGCTCTCCCGACTCGACTTGTCGGGATTGATGAGTGCCTTCTCGATTTCGTCGCGGCACTCTTTGTCGATCCGAGTTGTGAGCTCTTCGGCGACCGCGTAGAGAGTGACTTCGCGCTTGGGCTTGGCGGCGGTCTTGGCGAACTTCTCGAACTCCAGGCAGATCGTGCGGATGGCATCCTGGCCGAACTTCAGCGCGGCAGCCATCTCCTTTTCGGTGAGCTCGCTCGCGCCGGCTTCCACCATCGAAATGGCGTCCTTGTGGCCCGCGACGACGAGGTCGAGGTCCGACTCTTTGATTTCGGCAAGCGACGGGAAGAGGATGAATTTGCCGTCGATGCGGCCGACTCGGACGCCGGCGATCGGAGCGTTGAAGGGGATGTCGGAGATCGTTAGGGCAGCGCCGGCGGCGCAGAGCGCCAGCACGTCGGTCGGGTGGCCCTCGTCGAACGCGAGGGGCATCGCGATGACCTGAACGTCGTTGCGCAGCCCCTTAGGGAACTGGGGCCGGATTGGCCGATCGATCAGGCGGGAAACGAGGATCGCCTTGTCGGAGGGTCTTCCGCCTCGCTTCTGGAATCCGCCGGGGATCCTGCCGGCGGCGTACTTGCGCTCTTCGTAGTCGCAGGTCAAGGGGAGAAAATCGATGCCCTCTCGGGGCTTGGCCGACATGGTCGCCGATGCGAGAACGACGGATTCGCCCATGCCGAGCAGAACGGAGCCGCCGGCTTGCTTCGCCACGCGGCCTGTTTCGATGCTGAGGGTCTTGCCCCCAACCTCGAACTCATGTGAATGTATCATGTTGCCTCCATTGCACGGACATCCTGTCCATGCGCCCTATGAGCCACGGGCTCACGGGCCGTGTTCAAAAAAGGAGATGCACACCCCAAAAAGCAGGGTGCCACCCCGGAGTTAGCGAGGCTTGACTTCGCGGATGCCGAGGCGCTTGATGAGTTCGCGGTAGGCGACCACATCGTTGGCCCGCATATAGGCCTCCAGGCGTCGGCGCTTGCCGATGAGGAGGGTCAGACCGCGCAGCGAGTGGAAATCTTTGGGATTTCGCTTCAGGTGCTCCGTGATCTGGGTGATGCGAGCTTGCATGACGGCGATTTGTACGGTCGTGGAACCTGTATCCCCTGTCTCCAGGGCATAATCGCCGATTACTTTTTGCTTGACTGCTTTATCCAGCGGCATCTTTGAGAGATTGGCCTCCAAGGGTCTTCCGGGCCAGAGGAGTTTGCCGCTCTAAGCAGCGTCCCGGGGGGCGCTCCGTACAACGGCACACGGCTCAGGCCTTTCGGGCACCAATGATACCACAGGTGAAGTGGGAATAGCGAGTTATGGCGTAGCCCCTCCCTTGGCTTTGACGCAGTCGAAACTGAGGGAGGGGTTGGGGAGGGGAGACGGGCCTTCACCTTTGGTCTCAAGCGGGAAGGCAGAGAGCTGGGTGGCGCGGGCACGGAACCCGCGGCTACGCATCCCCTTTGCCAGCTTCCTCTTTGCGCGCGGGCACGGAACCCGCGGCTACGCATCCCCTTTGCCATCGGCCTCCTTGCGCGCGGGCACGGAACCCGTGGCTACGCATCCCCTTTGCCATCGGCCTCCTTGCGAGCGGGCACGGAACCCGTGGCTACGCATCCCCTTTGCCATCGGCCTCCTTGTGCGCGGGCACGGAACCCGCGGCTACGCATCGGCTACGCATCCCCTTTGCCAGCTTCCTCCTTGCGCGCGGGCACGGAACCCGCGGCTACGCATCCCCTTTGCCAGCAGGGCCAGGAATACGGTTACGAGCGCTCGGACTTGGCTGCGATCTTCGCGTCCTCGACCCCGCGCTTCTGCAGCAGGATTGAGAGCTTCGAGGCGCGATCAGGCGGCAGCAGGGCAAGAATCTCTCCAACTTGTTTTGGGGACATTGCGGCGAACTGCCGGGCAAGCTCTTCATCCTTCCAGGTCCTTACCATGGGCGCAATCACGGCCGCGTCGAGTCCTTTCCAGACCCTCGCCAGGCTCTTCTCACCGGCGAGAGGGTCGATTTCGGGCTCGACGGGTGTTGGAGCTTTGGGCTTTTCCACGTCCTTGCTTGCCACTTCGGCGGTCTTCTCGGGTTCTGCGGCAGATTCTGCAGTCGGCTTTTCGTCGTCTTTGGTGACTCTGGCCGGGTCGGCGTCGGTGGCATACCCCTTGGCAGCTTGGCCTGCCTTCTTGGCCGGCGATAGGCCAGGAATATCCACGATTCCGGCTCTTGCGCCGATCACAAACATGCCCGCAAGGACAATCACGACGATGATGAGCAGCTTCATCGGTTCGGTCTCCGTTGGTTGTAGAGGTCGAGCACCTTCTGCACATAGGCCCGGGTCTCGCTATAGGGCGGGATTCCGCCGTGCTTCTGAACGGCGCCGGGCCCGGCGTTGTAGGCCGCCAGCACCAGCGAGAGGTCGCCATTGAACCGGCCCATGAGCTGGCTCAGGTACTTTGCGCCCCCGTTCAGGTTCTGGGCGGCGTCAAAGGGGTTGGTAACCCCAAGCGAAGCAGCCGTGGCGGGCATCAGTTGCGTCAGCCCCAGAGCGCCTGCCCGCGATCGTGCGTTCACGTCGTAGCCGCTTTCCGCTTGTACGATCGAGTGGAGCAACGCCGGATCGATGTTGTTCTGGTTCGCGGCGTCTTCGATGAGCGGCATGAGGGTGGCCAGTTCCGGGCTCAACCGTACGCCTTGAGCCGTCGGATCGAATGGCCTGGCAGAGCTGTTGTCGCCGCCGATGCTGCCTGCAAGCGGTGCGGGCATACGCGAGCCGGCAAGCGGCTCGGAGCCTTTATCGGGGCAGACTTCCCGCAATCGGGCGCGAAGCTCCTCGATCCTGGCGCGAACGCCCTCAGGTCCCTTGAGTCTCATCTCGATCATCGTTTTGCTCCTAGGCGGCTCGCTTCAGCACGGCCCACTCGTCGAGGGTTCTTTGCTCGTGGCGATTGGACTCGGCCTCCCAATCGGCAACTTCCTTCTCGCGCAGCTTGACCAGGGTCTCCAATTCCTGCTTGCGGTCGAGCCATTGCTGCCGGGCGGCCTCCTCTTCCTGGGCCAGCGTCTCGTTGGCGATCGCCTGAATCCGCTCTTGCTCGTCGATCACCTCCAGTCGTTCCTGCAAGTGTTTGCGAGCCGCAAGGGTGTCGGCTGGAAAGAAGAGCACTTCCTTTCGCGAGTCCTTGATCCTCTGAATCTCCGACTCTCCCGCGATTCGAGCGGCGCGCGCTTCGAGGAACCCCTCTTGAGCCGCCTCCTCGACCTTCACGCGGAAGTCGAGGACCCTCTGCAATCGAAAGCTAAACTTCTTCATGGGCGATCGCCTCGAGGACAGAGACCGTGTCCTCAAACGGGGTGGGCTCGGCGCGGCTCTGCCTCAAGTAAGCGTTGATGAGGTCCCACTTGGCGAGGGCCTTGTCGGCGATGGGCTTGGCTCCGGTCTTGTAAGCGCCGATGCTGACCAGGTCCTCCACGTCCTCATAGGCGCCAATGAGCTCGCGAACCGTGCGGGCGGCTTCGACATGCTCCGGGCTCGCCACCATCGGCATGAGTCGGCTCAGGCTGTGGCGGATGTCCACCGGCGGGTAGTGCCCTGCGCCGGCGAGCTTGCGGCTGAGGAAGACGTGTCCATCGAGGATCGAGCGGGCGGCGTCGGCGATCGGCTCGTTGGTGTCGTCGCCTTCGACCAGGATCGTGTACAGCGCCGTGATCGAGCCCTTGTCGCTGCGGCCCGCTCGCTCCATGAGCTTAGGAAGGAGCGCGAAGACGCTGGGTGTATAGCCCTTTGTGCTCGGCGGCTCGCCGATGGCGAGGCCCACCTCCCGCTGAGCCATGGCGAAGCGTGTGACCGAGTCCATCATCAGCATCACGTTCAGGCCCTGGTCGCGGAACGACTCGGCTATGGCGGTCGCGGTGAACGCCGCCTTGATGCGGACGAGCGCGGGCTGGTCCGAGGTCGCGCAAATCACGACCGATCGCGCAAGGCCCTCTTCGCCAAGGTCATTGAGGATGAATTCGTTAAGCTCGCGGCCCCGCTCGCCGACGAGTGCCACGACGTTCACGTCCGCCGAACTGCTCCGCGCGATCATGCCGAGCAAAGTGCTCTTGCCCACGCCCGATCCTGCAAAAATGCCGACACGCTGGCCCTCGCCTAGGGTCAGCATGCCGTCGAGGACGCGCACGCCGGTGACAAGCGGCTTATCAATCATTTGGCGCGTCACGGCGTTCGGCGCGGCGTTCTGGACGGGGTAGCTCCCGCTCGATAAAACCGGTCCCATGCCATCCATAGGCTCGCCCAGGCCGTCCAGAATTCGCCCCAACAGGCCCGGGCCGGTGGGGACTTTGAGGCAGGAATCGGTCGCTTGAACGTAAGCGCCCGCCCGAACTCCGGCGATGTCTCCCAGCGGCATGAGAAGAGTCTTGTCGTTTCGGAAGCCGACGACCTCGGCGGCGATGGGCTCGGCTTGGCCCGTGTCGATCAGGCAGAGATCGCCCGTCCGGGAGGCAGGGCCGTTGGACTCGATGACCAGCCCCACCACCTGGGAGACGCGGCCGTACACTCGATAAGGCTTGGCTCTTGCCAGGCGCGCCTCAGCCTTGCGAAAGCTAGGGGCAGGTTTGGCTGCGGCATCGAGGACCTGCACTATGCTGCCTCCTTGATCGCGCTCATCGTGAGCTCGAATTTCGTCCGCAAACGAGCGTCGATGGCGCCGGCGTCGGATTCGATCACACAGCCGCCCTCGATGGAAGGGTCGGAGGTGATTTCCAGTCGCTCGACAGTCGGCGCAAGCGAGAGCAGCTCAAGCTCGTGCTCCCTGACAACTTCAGCCTGAAAGGGGTTGATGCGTATCCGCACCTTGTCGGCAAGCGCGATCTCCCTGAGGGCCTCACGAACGATCGGAAGCACTGCCTCGGGGCGGATATCGAGCTCTTGCCGCACGACCTGGCTCGCGATGACGACGGCGAGTTCGGAGAGCTTCTGTTCCGACCGCTCATACCATTCCTCCATCGCGCGTTCCACCTGGTTCGAGGACTCCTTCAGGGCATTCCCGAAGCTTTCGATGTGCATCCGGCAGCGTTCGGCGACGTCGCGATAGCCGGTTGCCTGGCCCTCGAGAAAGCCCTCGTCATAGCCCTTTTGCCGGCCCTCCTCGACGGCAGCCAGACGCGCCTGTTCGAGCCAGGCAGCGGTTCGGCCAAGCCGCGAATTGCGCGCACCGCCGGCGGCTTCCACCGCGATGGCGGCGACGTCTTGAAGGTGGCTCGCGAAGGGGCTGGCCGAGCTTTCGGTTCGGATAGCCCGCCTAGACAAGCACTTCCTCCTCGCCATTGCGCCCAATCACGACTTCTCCGGCCTCTTCCAGCCTTCGGATGACGCTCACGATCTTCTGCTGAGCCTCCTCGACCACCCGTAGCCGCACCGGGCCCATGAACTCCATGTCCTCCTTGAGCATTGCCACCGCGCGCTCGGACATGTTGCGGAAGATCTTTTCTTGGACCTCCGGGTTGACGCCTTTCAGCGCTGTGGCGAGGTCTTTCATGTCGACCTCCTTCAGGATCTGCTGCACCGCGCGATCGTCGAGTTGGACGACGTCTTCAAAGACGAACATCATGTTGCGGACCTTGTCAGCCAGTTCTGGGTTGCTCTCCGCGAGCGAGTCCATGATGAGGCGCTCGGTGCCTCGGTCGACTCTGTTGAGCAGGTCGACGAGCGCCTTCGGGCCGCCTGCCTGGGCCATTTCCTGGTCCACGATGCTGGACACTTTCTTTTCCAGCACGCCCTCCACTTGGCGAATGACCTCAGGAGGCGTTTGATCCATACTCGCGATCCGCCCGGCAACGTCGGCCCTCAGGTCGTGCGGCAGCCGCCCGATGATCGCGGCGGCCGAGCCTAGCGGCATGTAGGCTAGAATCAGCGCGATGGTCTGGGGGTGCTCGTCCTGGATGAAGCTGAGGACTTGCGCCGGGTCGGCCTTCTTGAGGAACTCAAACGGCGTGACCTGCATCGCGTTGACGATGCGGAGCATGATCTCGCCTGCCTTGTCCTCGCCGAACGCCGCCATCAGCGCCGAACGCGCGTTGTCGATGCCGCCCTCGGCGATGAAATCCTGCGCGATAGCAAGCTCATAAAACTCGTTGATGATCCCTTCGCGCTGTTCCGGGGTGACGCGGTCCAGCCGCGCGACCTCCAGCGAGAGCGCTTCGATCTGGTCGTCGGGGAAGTTGCGGAGGATGGGGCCGGCAAGTTCGGGGCCGATGACCATCAGCATGATGGCGGCCTTCTGGCGGGCCGAAAGCTCTTCGCGGCGCTGCCTCATCGCCCGTCCTCCAGGAGCCAGCTTTTGAGCAGCATCGCGACGACGCCAGGCTTTTCATGGGACATCTTCTTGATCTGTTCGAGGGGGACGTTGAGCCGGTCCACGATGGAGCCCACTTCGACCTCGTCCTGGAGCTGTGCCTCCTGGATGCGCGCCAGAGCTTCATTGCCCGCCGGAGTTCCACCGCTCGTTGGTGCGGTTCCAGGCGTTCCGGCGGCAAGCGCCAATTGCCCGCCCGCGATCCGTCCGCCAGGCAGCGCCTGAACGACCACGTTCGTCGAGGACTTGGCGGCCTTTCCCAGCGCCTTGAGCACCAGGAACGCCACCGCGACGAGCGCCACGATCGGCAGGAGCGAGAATATCTGCTGCATCCGGTCGGAGGTGGCCGCCGCGTCTCCCGCCTTCTTCAGGTCCTCGGCGGCCTTTTTGTCGAAGGCGGTAGAGATCACGTTTGACGTGAACTTGTCGGCGCTGGCGCCCGCCTTCATGGGGGCGATGTAGGAGTCCAGGAACTTCTGCACGTCGCCGGCCTTGACCGATTTGGCTTCCGAATTTACGAACGCGCTCAGCGCCATGCTAAGCACCTTTCCCTTGGCGGGCGTTCGCTCCTCGTGGATCATCCCGTTGCCGAATTCTTCGTGCTTGATCTCTCCTGTGTAGCCAACGTCCTTGCCGGTGGTTGAGGAGCCTGCCGACCCCGCGGCCTTGTCCGGCGCCATGGTTTCCTTTTGCAGGGCCGTCGTGACGGGGTTCTCGCTGGCGATGGGCGTGTCTTTCTTGATGGAGGTCACGTCCATGTCCATCTCAATGCGGCAGGTCAGCAGCGTATTGCCGGGGCCGAAAGCGCGGTCCAGCGCCCCCTGAAGCTCTCTCTTGACACGTTTGGCCTCAGCATATTCGGCATCTCCCTTGGTGGCAAAGCCTCCGAGCTTGCCGGCCTCGTCCTCTCCGTCATACAGGGTCTGGCCGTCTTGATTGACAACCGTGATGTTCCGCATCGTGAGGCCGGTCGCCGAGCGCGAGACCATCTGCGCGATCGACTTTGCCTGCTCCGGACCGAGTTCGGCGCCGGTTTTTTGGGTGACAAAGACGCTGGCAGTTGCGGGCTCGTCTTCCGAAGCGAAGCTCGACTTCTTGGCTGGACTCAGGAACACTCGGGCCGCGGCCACGCCGGACATCTTTTCGATGGTCTTCGCAAGCTCGCCTTGGTTGATAGCCGCAAGGCGTGCCTCCTCGACACCCTGTGAGATACCTAACCCCATCTTGTCAAGGTTCTCCGCGCCGAGGTGGCCCGAGGTCGGGGACGCCCCATTCTGGGCCAAAGTGGCCTGGGCCTGGGCGACTTTGTCGCTGGGGACGCGCACGTTTCCCGCGAGATCATAGTCCACCTCGATGCCCAGTCGCTGGACCTCTTGCACGACCCTTCCGAGCTCCGACGGGGTCAGTCCGCCATAAAGCAGCGCCATCTTGGGCCGACTGGCAAACATGAAGGTGCCCGCAAGCAAGATCACGAGAAAGGCCGAGCCGAAGATCGAGACGACCTTCTGCGTTCGGTCCGCCGTTTCCCACCAAGTTCGAATGCGTAAGAAGATTCCGCCCATTCGCCGTCCTTAGCGTCCGGAGGGTTTCAGAGGGTCGAAAGAAGGCAAAGGCCCTAGGCTTTAGGCTTTAGGTGTTCAGGTGTTCAGGTGTTCAGGTTTTCGGGTTTTCGGGACGATATCCCAATGCCTCAATACCCAGTGCCTCAATACCCAGTGCCCTAATGCCTAATGCCTAACTCCCAACGCCTACACCTGCATCCGTGAGATCTCCTGATAGGCTTCCAGCACCTTGTTCCTCACCTGCTGGGTGAGGTTCAGGGCCAGGCTGGCCTGTTCGAGGGCGATCTTCACATCGGCGATGTCGGCATTTCGACCCGTCTGAAAGTCGGTCAATTTTTCGGCAGCGTTGAGCTGCGATTGGTTGACCTCCCTCAAGACGTCCATCAAAGTGCCTGCGAAGTCCTCGTCATTGCCGATAGAACCTGGCTTTTGAGTCAGGCCCGGAAGTGAAGTTGGGTTAAGTCCCTGAATGCGCATTGCTCGATTCCTCGTCAGCGGTTGGAGACGCCGCTGTGGGCGCGCCAGGCGTGTCCGGGCAGGTCGGGTCTTGCCGGAGGGACCTTGTTGTCGAGGGTGACGGCGGGTGGCTGCCAGATCGGCGCCTCGGTTTCCTCGGGGGTTGTCACGAAGTCCACGAATTGTCTTCGCCTTAGGAGCATCCGATTCCAGACTTGAGATGAAACGACGTTGCGATAGGGCATGGGGTTCCTTAGAGCTTTCCGATATTCAGGGCGCTGCGCACCATGCTCTTGGCGCTATTGAAGGCGGCGATGTTCGCCTCGTAGGCGCGGCTGGCCGAGATCATGTTCACCATTTCGATGACGGGCTCCACGTTGCTATAGAGCACGTTGCCTTCGCCGTCGGCCAAGGGGTTTCCTGGCTCGTAGACCGATCTGGGGGGAGAGTTGTCGGTGACGATCCCCGAGACTTCGACGCCGTTGTCTGCGGCGCGAAGCAGGGCATCTTGCCGTTTGTAGGGTTCTCGTCCGTTGGCCTTGACGCTGTTGGCGTTCGCTATGTTGGACGAGATCACGTCCATGCGGATGCGCTGCGCCTTGAGTCCGGACGCGCTGGCCCTCATGGCTGAAGAGAGGTTCTGCATCATCTACCCTCCCGTATAACGTTTCGCAGGCCCGAGATATGACTGGAGGCAAAATCGGTTAGGGCCTGATAGCGCAATTCGGTCTCGGACATCGCCAGCACTTCGCGCTCCAGCTCTGGCGGCTCGCCATTGCCCGATTCCGCGCTCCCGAGCCCGGTTCCATAAAGTCGCCGCCGGAGCTCCTGGACTCGCTGGGGACCTTTCAGCTTGGTTTCGAGCACCAATTCGAAGCTCGCGTCCTTGCGATGGTAGCCCGGCGTATTGACGTTGGCCAGGTTCTCGGCAAGGAGCGCGTGACGCTCGGCCGTGAGACGCATGGAGGTCTGCAGCCGGTCGAGTTGCGGTCCAAACAGTTCTTTGAGCAGCGGCACTTTGCTTTCCCCGTACCGCGCATCCGTTCGCATCGAAACTCGGGCTCGATCCTTAAGCCCGAGGGTCCGGGTTGTATTCCGGCCCATCAGTGGTATCGGCAGATTCACGGGGGTTCTTCAGGCCTTGAGGAAGCGCTTGTTCACGAGTTCTCCCGGCTCCATGGCGCCTCGGATTTCGATGGCGCAGGGCGTTCCCAGGGGAATCGAGGCATCGATGAGCGCGAAGGCGATCGCGCATTCGAGGGTAGGGGAATAAACGCCGCTGGTGACTTCGCCGGCGGATCGGCCGTCGACGAACACCGGCATGCCGGGTGTGAGAAGCCGCTTTGAAGCGAGCTTCACTCCATGGATCTTTCTCGGGACGCCTTCGTTTCGCGCCTTGTTGATCAACTCCGAGCCGATGAACGCCTTGGTCTTGGAGATCACCCATCCGAGGCCGGCGGCGATGGGGGAGAGGGTGTCGCTAAGCTCGTGGCCATAAAGCGGAAGACCCGCCTCCACGCGCAGCGCATCGCGCGAGCCCAGTCCGCAAGGCACGACTCCGGCGGCGAGGAGCGCATCCCAGAGTTCGGAGGCTCGATCGGTAGGGCAGATGAGCTCAAATCCGTCTTCGCCCGTGTATCCCGAACGTGGCGCGAAGCACGGCACTCCGGCGATGGAGACCTCATTCAATCCAAAAAGCGGCGCATCGAGCAGGGCCTGAGGGCCGTCCGAAAGCCCTGCGACGATCTGGGCTGCTTTGGGGCCTTGCACGGCGATCATCGCGGTGGCATCGGTCTCGTCGGTGATCTCCACGCCGAACCCCCCGGCCTGGTTCTGCTGCTTCATCCAGGCGACGTCCTTGGCGTGGTTTGCTGCGTTGACGACCATGCGGAAGGTGGTTTGGTCGACGCGGTAGACGATGATGTCGTCGACGATCCCGCCGTTCGGATTGGGGAGCATGGAGTATTGGCCGCGCCCGTCCTCCAGCTTTGAGACGTCGTTCGTGGTGATCCACTCCAGGAACTCAAGGGTCCGTACGCCGCGGAACCAAAGCCGTGCCATGTGGCTGACGTCGAACATGCCGGCGCCCTCGCGCACGGCCTTGGTCTCGGCGATGATGCCGGAGTATTGGACCGGCATGTCGTAGCCGGCGAACTCCACCATCCTTCCGCCGAGGGCGACATGCGACGCATGAAGAGGGGTTTTGAGGACGGTCTCTGGCATGATCTGAGTTTACTGGGTCGGGGCCGGAGGGGGTGAGGGTGGTGAGAGCAGTGAGGGTTGTGAGAGTGGTGAGAATGGTGAGAATGGTGGGAATGGTGAGGGAGGGCGGGGTTGTCGTATGGGATGGACGGCGGGGTTGGCGGATCGGATGGAGGGCGGGGTTTACCCCGCCTTTTCAGGGAAAGCGGGCCTATTGCTATTGACAAAGTGAGTTGGCATCCGTAGTTGGCGTGTGTGCCCCGGAAATGTCGCCTTAATCTGTCAATAGCCATCAGCCCGCGTCCAGGAAACCCGCGCAACACAAAGGCCGAACCCCGATAGACGTCTCTTCCGCGTTCGGCCCCGAGCCGAGTCCCTTCAAAGCACAATGAGGAGAGCGCCTCCAGAGCCGCCTTGCCTTGCCGCCGTCCAGGCCCGAAACAAAAGCTCCATAATCAAGGCGTGCCTGCACTCCTGACCACCTCGCTGCCCAATCTCCCGGCTCCGCGAAAGGGCAAAGTCCGCGAAGTCTACGACCTGGGCGACTCTCTGCTGATCGTGGCGACCGACCGCATCTCCGCCTTCGACGTGGTGATGGCGAACGGCATCCCGGACAAGGGGCGCATCCTGAACCAAATGAGCGCCTTCTGGTTCGAAAAGTTCGCCGAGGTGTGCCCCAACCACGTGATCAGCACCGACGATGCTCAGATTGCCGAGCGGGTGCCCGGACTGGGACCCGACTTTGCCGGCCGCTGCACGCTCGCCAAGAAGGCAGAGCCCCTTCCTATCGAGTGCGTGGCCCGCGGCTATATCGCCGGGTCGCTTTTCAAGGAGTATGTGAGCGATGGTCCTGGCGTTCACGGCCTGAGCCTGCCGGAGGGTCTGATCAACAGCGCCAAGCTGCCCGAACCGATCTTCACACCAGCCACCAAGGCCGAAACGGGCCACGATTTGAACCTCAGCTTTGCGGGGGCGTGCAATATCGTGGGCCCTGAAGTTGCCGAACAAGCCAGGGATTTCACACTTGAGCTTTATCGCCGCGCCTCGATCCATGCAGCCTCGAAAGGCATCTTGCTGGCGGACACCAAGTTCGAATTTGGGTTCGTGGATGGCGAGTTGACCTGGATCGATGAGGCGCTCACGCCCGATAGCAGTCGGTTTTGGCCCGCGGAGACCTATGAGCCGGGCCGCTCGCAGCCCAGCTACGACAAACAGTTCGTGCGCGATTATCTGGAGACCCTCGACTGGGACAAGCGCCCGCCGGGTCCGACGCTGCCCGAAGATGTGGTGGCGAAGACCCGCGCCAAATATCTGGAGGCCTTTCACGTTTTGACGGGGAGGGAGCTTCGCGGCGCCGGATAACGCCCCCATGGTCGCGCTCTACAACCTGCTGTTTTTCCTGGCGACGCCGATTTGGCTTCCCTGGATGCTGTGGCGGTCATCCCGTCGAAAGGAGAAGCCGAACTGGGCCGAGCGCTTTGGGCGGTACGCTCTCCGGCCTCATCCCGAGAAAAAGAGGATCTGGGTTCATGCTGTGAGCGTCGGCGAAGTGGTCGCCGCGATGCCGATTCTCGCCGAGTTCCGCAAGCTTAAGCCGGACCACGAAGTGGTCCTGAGCGTGACCACCAGCAGCGGACACCAGACTGCTCGAGAGCGGGCCTCCGAGCTCTACGACCATTTGGTGTATTTCCCCATCGACTTCCCCAAGTTCCAGCTCCGGGCGATGGCGAGCGTCCGGCCGAAGGTCGTCGCGGTGATGGAAACCGAGCTTTGGATGAATTTCCTTTGGGCGGCCAAAGCGCTGGGAGCGAAGACCCTGCTGCTCAACGGACGCATCAGCGACCGGAGCTTTCCACGAGCAAGAAAGGTGCGCCAACTTTACGCGGCCCTGCTGGGTTTCGTGGACCGTTGCCTGATGCAGACTCAAGGCGACGCGGAGCGCATCACGGCTCTGGGAGCG
This genomic interval from Armatimonadota bacterium contains the following:
- the rpsO gene encoding 30S ribosomal protein S15, which encodes MPLDKAVKQKVIGDYALETGDTGSTTVQIAVMQARITQITEHLKRNPKDFHSLRGLTLLIGKRRRLEAYMRANDVVAYRELIKRLGIREVKPR
- a CDS encoding lytic transglycosylase domain-containing protein, which produces MIEMRLKGPEGVRARIEELRARLREVCPDKGSEPLAGSRMPAPLAGSIGGDNSSARPFDPTAQGVRLSPELATLMPLIEDAANQNNIDPALLHSIVQAESGYDVNARSRAGALGLTQLMPATAASLGVTNPFDAAQNLNGGAKYLSQLMGRFNGDLSLVLAAYNAGPGAVQKHGGIPPYSETRAYVQKVLDLYNQRRPNR
- a CDS encoding flagellar FliJ family protein; the protein is MKKFSFRLQRVLDFRVKVEEAAQEGFLEARAARIAGESEIQRIKDSRKEVLFFPADTLAARKHLQERLEVIDEQERIQAIANETLAQEEEAARQQWLDRKQELETLVKLREKEVADWEAESNRHEQRTLDEWAVLKRAA
- a CDS encoding FliI/YscN family ATPase; the protein is MQVLDAAAKPAPSFRKAEARLARAKPYRVYGRVSQVVGLVIESNGPASRTGDLCLIDTGQAEPIAAEVVGFRNDKTLLMPLGDIAGVRAGAYVQATDSCLKVPTGPGLLGRILDGLGEPMDGMGPVLSSGSYPVQNAAPNAVTRQMIDKPLVTGVRVLDGMLTLGEGQRVGIFAGSGVGKSTLLGMIARSSSADVNVVALVGERGRELNEFILNDLGEEGLARSVVICATSDQPALVRIKAAFTATAIAESFRDQGLNVMLMMDSVTRFAMAQREVGLAIGEPPSTKGYTPSVFALLPKLMERAGRSDKGSITALYTILVEGDDTNEPIADAARSILDGHVFLSRKLAGAGHYPPVDIRHSLSRLMPMVASPEHVEAARTVRELIGAYEDVEDLVSIGAYKTGAKPIADKALAKWDLINAYLRQSRAEPTPFEDTVSVLEAIAHEEV
- the fliG gene encoding flagellar motor switch protein FliG, with protein sequence MRQRREELSARQKAAIMLMVIGPELAGPILRNFPDDQIEALSLEVARLDRVTPEQREGIINEFYELAIAQDFIAEGGIDNARSALMAAFGEDKAGEIMLRIVNAMQVTPFEFLKKADPAQVLSFIQDEHPQTIALILAYMPLGSAAAIIGRLPHDLRADVAGRIASMDQTPPEVIRQVEGVLEKKVSSIVDQEMAQAGGPKALVDLLNRVDRGTERLIMDSLAESNPELADKVRNMMFVFEDVVQLDDRAVQQILKEVDMKDLATALKGVNPEVQEKIFRNMSERAVAMLKEDMEFMGPVRLRVVEEAQQKIVSVIRRLEEAGEVVIGRNGEEEVLV
- the fliE gene encoding flagellar hook-basal body complex protein FliE encodes the protein MRIQGLNPTSLPGLTQKPGSIGNDEDFAGTLMDVLREVNQSQLNAAEKLTDFQTGRNADIADVKIALEQASLALNLTQQVRNKVLEAYQEISRMQV
- the flgC gene encoding flagellar basal body rod protein FlgC, coding for MQNLSSAMRASASGLKAQRIRMDVISSNIANANSVKANGREPYKRQDALLRAADNGVEVSGIVTDNSPPRSVYEPGNPLADGEGNVLYSNVEPVIEMVNMISASRAYEANIAAFNSAKSMVRSALNIGKL
- the gcvT gene encoding glycine cleavage system aminomethyltransferase GcvT, whose product is MPETVLKTPLHASHVALGGRMVEFAGYDMPVQYSGIIAETKAVREGAGMFDVSHMARLWFRGVRTLEFLEWITTNDVSKLEDGRGQYSMLPNPNGGIVDDIIVYRVDQTTFRMVVNAANHAKDVAWMKQQNQAGGFGVEITDETDATAMIAVQGPKAAQIVAGLSDGPQALLDAPLFGLNEVSIAGVPCFAPRSGYTGEDGFELICPTDRASELWDALLAAGVVPCGLGSRDALRVEAGLPLYGHELSDTLSPIAAGLGWVISKTKAFIGSELINKARNEGVPRKIHGVKLASKRLLTPGMPVFVDGRSAGEVTSGVYSPTLECAIAFALIDASIPLGTPCAIEIRGAMEPGELVNKRFLKA
- a CDS encoding phosphoribosylaminoimidazolesuccinocarboxamide synthase — translated: MPALLTTSLPNLPAPRKGKVREVYDLGDSLLIVATDRISAFDVVMANGIPDKGRILNQMSAFWFEKFAEVCPNHVISTDDAQIAERVPGLGPDFAGRCTLAKKAEPLPIECVARGYIAGSLFKEYVSDGPGVHGLSLPEGLINSAKLPEPIFTPATKAETGHDLNLSFAGACNIVGPEVAEQARDFTLELYRRASIHAASKGILLADTKFEFGFVDGELTWIDEALTPDSSRFWPAETYEPGRSQPSYDKQFVRDYLETLDWDKRPPGPTLPEDVVAKTRAKYLEAFHVLTGRELRGAG